In the Lactiplantibacillus brownii genome, one interval contains:
- a CDS encoding IS3 family transposase codes for MATELRQIFQVSIKLILKVIKIPRSTYYYTRNHEGRKFNDDQVIQAIDEIRQQDLKYTKKYGYRRITSALHDLGFQINHKRVLRIMQEHAWICHAFNRQTRKYNSYKGLVGRIAPNRLKRRFKTDRPYQKLVADVSEFRYGSMGTNERVYLEPVLDLFSGEILAFNISEHPTVEFAIKPLKEALEGLPALNYRTTVHTDQGFQYQHRQWRTLLKEHHAFQSMSRKATCLDNAVMESFFHIMKAEMMDEHFEDKTSLIQAMKDWIDFYNNRRIKTKLNGKPPVKYRELAVQKAA; via the coding sequence ATAGCGACTGAGTTGAGGCAAATATTCCAAGTATCAATTAAATTGATTCTCAAAGTAATTAAAATACCGCGTAGCACGTATTACTACACTCGAAATCATGAAGGTCGAAAATTCAATGACGATCAAGTTATTCAAGCAATTGATGAAATTCGACAACAAGATTTAAAATACACAAAGAAGTACGGGTACCGTCGAATTACAAGTGCTCTGCATGATTTAGGATTTCAGATAAATCACAAGCGGGTTTTACGTATTATGCAAGAACATGCCTGGATATGTCATGCCTTTAATCGCCAAACTCGTAAATATAACTCGTATAAAGGATTAGTTGGTAGGATTGCCCCTAATCGGTTAAAGCGTCGCTTTAAGACCGACAGACCCTATCAAAAACTTGTAGCAGACGTCAGTGAATTTCGATATGGATCTATGGGAACAAATGAACGCGTTTATTTGGAACCGGTACTAGATTTATTCTCTGGAGAAATTTTAGCATTTAATATAAGTGAACATCCAACAGTTGAATTCGCCATTAAACCGCTCAAAGAAGCTTTAGAAGGACTTCCGGCACTAAATTATCGGACAACAGTTCATACTGACCAAGGCTTTCAGTATCAACATCGCCAATGGCGAACGCTCTTGAAAGAACATCATGCATTCCAAAGTATGTCTCGTAAAGCGACTTGCCTTGATAATGCAGTAATGGAGTCATTCTTTCATATTATGAAAGCAGAAATGATGGATGAACATTTTGAAGATAAAACTAGCCTAATTCAAGCAATGAAAGATTGGATAGACTTCTATAACAACCGTCGTATCAAAACAAAATTAAACGGCAAGCCCCCGGTAAAATACCGAGAACTCGCCGTTCAAAAAGCAGCTTAA
- a CDS encoding MFS transporter yields the protein MVQEKHNKLLSAIISIGLLSFLGIVVETALNITFPQLTTYFSIPISQVQWLTTGYMLVSTSLIPLGSFFLRRFRVVTLFRVSCLSFLVGTLIASFSNSFNLVLLGRLCQGIADGIALPLMFAVILDQVPKKKVGTFMGLGSLVIAFAPAVGPIYGGIIQDTFNWHFLFIILIPIIMVTWLLGELSIEQSSPVHYVPFDVRGGIFLAIFLTTTLMFIVNLTANSSSFKLYLFLLGTAFFSGLLFLLNEKHKSHKLLELSLFKNKRFLQLLSAFFLLQFSSLSMSYLIPNVLQILFAQSPGLVGFLIAPAAVIDAVLSVVAGIIYDKTAPRLPIISGCIIIGLTFLGANLFTPSIGGLVLIYMLFMVGLSFSYSNIMTYSLSQLPAGLVNDGNSIYMTVQAYSGAVGIAISSSIVSLLQKQQGSVISGTKWGLAINFLILFFVAVFTISLCLIALRNKVIKGDKE from the coding sequence TTGGTTCAAGAGAAACACAACAAACTATTGAGCGCAATAATTTCGATTGGTCTTTTAAGCTTTTTAGGAATAGTGGTTGAAACAGCGTTAAACATAACCTTCCCACAATTAACAACGTATTTTTCTATACCTATCAGTCAAGTTCAATGGTTGACTACTGGATATATGCTAGTCTCAACTAGTTTGATTCCATTGGGTTCATTCTTTTTAAGACGGTTTCGTGTGGTAACTTTATTTAGAGTTTCGTGCTTAAGCTTTTTAGTCGGTACGTTGATTGCAAGCTTTTCCAACAGCTTTAATTTAGTTTTGCTAGGCCGCTTATGTCAAGGCATTGCTGATGGAATCGCGTTACCGTTGATGTTTGCTGTCATACTAGATCAAGTGCCAAAGAAAAAAGTTGGCACTTTTATGGGGCTAGGTAGCTTAGTTATTGCCTTTGCACCAGCAGTGGGTCCCATATATGGTGGCATAATTCAGGACACATTCAATTGGCATTTTCTATTTATAATTTTAATACCAATTATTATGGTTACCTGGCTGCTTGGTGAGCTTAGCATTGAACAAAGTTCACCGGTTCATTACGTTCCCTTTGATGTCCGTGGGGGCATTTTCTTGGCCATTTTTTTGACAACGACGTTGATGTTTATTGTTAACTTGACTGCTAACAGTAGCTCTTTTAAATTGTATTTATTTTTACTAGGAACAGCTTTTTTTAGTGGCTTACTTTTCCTTCTTAATGAGAAGCATAAGAGCCATAAATTGTTGGAATTAAGTCTCTTTAAAAACAAACGCTTTTTGCAGTTGTTAAGTGCTTTTTTTCTATTGCAATTCAGTTCTTTGAGTATGTCATACTTAATCCCTAATGTGCTACAAATACTTTTTGCCCAGTCACCTGGTTTGGTAGGTTTTCTAATTGCTCCTGCCGCTGTGATTGATGCAGTGCTATCGGTGGTTGCTGGTATTATTTACGATAAAACTGCACCCCGCTTACCCATTATAAGTGGCTGTATAATCATTGGACTGACCTTTTTGGGCGCCAACCTATTTACACCAAGTATTGGCGGGCTGGTTTTAATATATATGCTTTTTATGGTGGGATTGAGCTTTAGCTACAGTAACATCATGACCTATAGTTTGTCTCAATTACCTGCTGGGTTAGTAAATGATGGTAATTCGATTTATATGACGGTTCAAGCTTATTCAGGAGCAGTTGGAATTGCAATATCGTCCTCTATTGTTTCTTTATTGCAGAAACAACAAGGGAGTGTAATTTCAGGGACAAAATGGGGGTTAGCAATCAATTTCTTGATTTTGTTTTTTGTTGCCGTATTCACAATTTCTCTATGCTTGATAGCTTTACGAAATAAAGTAATTAAAGGAGATAAAGAGTAA
- a CDS encoding HD domain-containing protein produces MSLDDIKSFSKENMAFDPTGHDFLHAQRVAKLAQKIYTEDFKKDETDIGLYVVKAASYLHDTIDEKVTADKKNRLREVRIILSHENIATPAREDILDIIQHMSYSDNIEHHYQLSNEGKCVQDADRLDALGAIGIARAFAYGGHAGQEIYDPKISVKEIKTHDDYRHHKSTTINHFYEKLLKLASSMNTRTGKQEASRRTKYMRDFLSEFQMETGVKDET; encoded by the coding sequence ATGAGTTTAGATGATATAAAATCATTTTCTAAAGAAAATATGGCCTTTGATCCAACTGGGCATGATTTTCTTCATGCCCAAAGAGTGGCTAAGTTAGCTCAGAAAATATATACAGAAGATTTTAAAAAAGATGAAACTGATATTGGTCTGTATGTTGTGAAAGCAGCTAGCTATTTGCATGACACCATAGACGAAAAAGTCACTGCAGATAAAAAGAATAGACTGAGAGAAGTACGAATTATACTTAGCCATGAGAATATTGCAACTCCGGCTAGAGAAGACATTTTAGATATTATCCAACATATGTCATATTCTGACAACATTGAACACCATTACCAGCTTTCTAACGAAGGTAAATGTGTTCAGGACGCTGATAGACTTGATGCACTAGGTGCAATCGGCATAGCACGTGCATTTGCTTACGGCGGGCACGCTGGACAGGAAATATACGATCCCAAAATATCAGTGAAGGAAATCAAAACACACGATGATTATCGCCATCACAAAAGTACAACCATCAATCACTTTTATGAAAAGCTACTGAAATTAGCAAGTTCAATGAATACCAGAACGGGAAAGCAAGAAGCCAGTCGTCGAACAAAGTATATGCGTGATTTCTTATCTGAATTCCAAATGGAAACAGGTGTAAAAGATGAGACATAA